One Malania oleifera isolate guangnan ecotype guangnan chromosome 10, ASM2987363v1, whole genome shotgun sequence genomic region harbors:
- the LOC131166870 gene encoding ATP-dependent helicase BRM: protein MQSGGGPQQGRGAAGGGVGGGAPGRSPGSSASPSSSSSAVSTPHFGFDSMQQQQHQRQQQQIGSRQSLQQQLLRKPEGNEALLAAYQAGGLSGIMGGSNFASSSGSIQMPQQPRKFIDLAQQHGSSHIRDEGQNKNQGVEPQMLNPVHQAYLQFALQAAQQKSAMGMQSQQQDKMGLVGPSSGKDPDMRMGNPKMQELIPSQVVNHAQVSSSKKSAEHFVRSEKQMEQGQQPSSDQRNEPKPPSQPTTMGHIGRPMQAPQAQHGIQNMSNNQLAMAAQMQAVQAWALERNIDLSLPANANLLAQLIPLMQSRMVSQQKLNQNNAGVQASPVAISRQQVASPPVGSENSPHANSSSDVSGQSGSAKARPTVSPGPFGSTPNSAIVNNTNNNPVQQFAVHGRENQLAQRQSIVIGNGMPPMHPPQPSVSASQGVDQSLLVKNTLTGAEAVQMQHLRQLNRSSPQSAVQSNDGSSGSQLSSQSGPANQMPQQRFGFTKQQLHVLKAQILAFRRLKKGDGTLPQELLQAIAPPPLESQLQQVCLPAGSINQDRSAGKNVDDHARQVDTIEKDPQAVPSSNGQNLSKEDAFVGDEKATASTSHMQGKTAALKEPVSVVSAGKEEQQGTTVVKSEQEIERGIQKTPVRSDTTIDRGKAVAPQVSVSEVVQAKKPVQASNASQPKDAVSTRKYHGPLFDFPFFTRKQDSFGSAIPVNNNNNLTLAYDLKDLLFEEGMEVLHKKRTENINKIGGLLTVNLERKRIRPDLVLRLQIEEKKLRLLDLQARLRDEVDQQQQEIMAMPDRPYRKFVRLCERQRMDLSRQVQATQKAMREKQLKSIFQWRKKLLEAHWAIRDARTARNRGVAKYHERMLREFSKRKDDDRNKRMEALKNNDVERYREMLMEQQTSIPGDAAERYAVLSSFLTQTEEYLHKLGSKITAAKNQQEVEEAANTAAAAARAQGLSEEEVRTAATCAGEEVMIRNRFSEMNAPKDNSSVNKYYTLAHAVNERVMRQPSMLRAGMLRDYQLVGLQWMLSLYNNKLNGILADEMGLGKTVQVMALIAYLMEFKGNYGPHLIIVPNAVLVNWKSELHNWLPSVSCIFYVGGKDQRSKLFSQEVCAMKFNVLVTTYEFIMYDRSKLSKVDWKYIIIDEAQRMKDRDSVLARDLDRYRCLRRLLLTGTPLQNDLKELWSLLNLLLPEVFDNRKAFHDWFSQPFQKEPTHNAEDDWLETEKKVIIIHRLHQILEPFMLRRRVEDVEGSLPPKVSIVLKCRMSAIQGAIYDWIKSTGTLRVDPEDEKRRVQKNPIYQAKIYRTLNNRCMELRKTCNHPLLNYPYFNDFSKDFLVRSCGKLWILDRVLIKLQRTGHRVLLFSTMTKLLDILEEYLQWRRLIYRRIDGTTSLEDRETAIVDFNSPDSDCFIFLLSIRAAGRGLNLQSADTVVIYDPDPNPKNEEQAVARAHRIGQTREVKVIYMEAVVDKISSHQKEDEFRSGGTVDMEDDLAGKDRYMGSIESLIRNNIQQYKIDMADEVINAGRFDQRTTHEERRLTLETLLHDEERYQETVHDVPSLQQVNRMIARSEEEVELFDQMDEELDWAEEMTRYDQVPKWLRASSREVNATIANLSKKPSKNSLFGGNIGVDSGEIHCDLSSKTERKRGRPKGKKFPNYAELDDENGEFSEASSEERNAYSVREEDGEIGEFEDEEISGAVGAAPMNKDQSEDDGPVCDGGYNYPRASESTRNNHILEEAGSSGSSSDSRRLTQIVSPISSQKFGSLSALDARPGSLSKKLPDELEEGEIAVSGDSHMDHQQSGSWVHDRDEGEDEQVLQPKIKRKRSIRLRPRHTVERTEDKSSNEKAPLQRGDSSHLPFQVDRKYEAQLRADLESKTSVEFHAFKHDQSESSVKSRRILPPRRNVNASKLHASPKSSRLNSVPAEDAAEHSRESWEGKVTTASGTSNFGIKMSEIIQRKCKNVISKLQRRIDKEGHQIVPLLTDLWKRSENPGYLGGAGNYLLDIRKIDQRVDRLEYHGVMDFVLDVQFMLKSALQFFGFSHEVRTEARKVHDLFFDIMKIAFPDSDFREARNALSFSGPLNTTASAPSPRQATTGQSKRHRLINEVEHDPSPPTKPLSRGSNCTGEDMRPRSHVPQKESRLGSSSSSREQVHQDDSPLLTHPGELVICKKRRKDREKSAAKSRTGSVGPVSPPSMSRSIRSPGPSSIQKDMRSSQQTVPQQGWANQPAQQLNGGGNVSWANPVKRMRTDAGKRRPSHL, encoded by the exons ATGCAATCTGGGGGTGGGCCGCAGCAAGGCCGCGGGGCCGCCGGAGGTGGCGTCGGCGGTGGAGCCCCTGGTCGGAGTCCGGGTTCGTCGGCATCACCGTCTTCTTCGTCATCTGCAGTGTCAACGCCGCACTTTGGATTTGATTCGATGCAGCAGCAACAGCATCAGCGGCAGCAGCAGCAGATTGGGTCTAGGCAG TCATTACAGCAACAATTACTAAGAAAACCAGAAGGAAATGAAGCTCTTCTAGCAGCATATCAAGCTGGTGGTCTCTCTGGAATCATGGGAGGAAGCAATTTTGCTTCGTCTTCTGGCTCCATTCAAATGCCTCAACAGCCCAGAAAATTTATTGATTTGGCTCAACAACATGGTTCCTCTCACATCCGAGATGAGGGACAGAATAAGAATCAAGGCGTTGAGCCACAAATGCTTAATCCAGTTCATCAAGCCTATTTGCAATTCGCTTTACAGGCTGCCCAGCAGAAGTCAGCCATGGGAATGCAATCACAGCAGCAAGATAAAATGGGATTAGTGGGCCCTTCATCTGGGAAGGACCCGGACATGCGGATGGGAAACCCAAAAATGCAGGAACTCATTCCTAGTCAGGTGGTGAACCATGCTCAGGTGTCGTCATCCAAGAAATCAGCGGAACACTTTGTTCGCAGTGAGAAGCAGATGGAGCAAGGACAGCAGCCATCCTCTGATCAGAGGAATGAGCCAAAGCCTCCCAGCCAGCCGACAACTATGGGACATATTGGAAGGCCTATGCAGGCACCGCAGGCTCAACATGGCATCCAAAATATGTCAAACAACCAGCTGGCAATGGCGGCGCAGATGCAAGCAGTGCAGGCCTGGGCACTTGAGCGCAACATTGACCTGTCGTTACCTGCAAATGCCAATTTGCTGGCTCAGCTAATTCCACTCATGCAATCTAGGATGGTTTCACAGCAAAAATTAAATCAGAACAATGCGGGTGTACAGGCATCTCCAGTTGCAATATCAAGGCAGCAAGTTGCCTCGCCTCCTGTCGGAAGTGAAAATTCTCCCCATGCTAATTCATCAAGTGATGTGTCTGGGCAGTCTGGCTCTGCAAAAGCCAGGCCGACCGTTTCACCTGGTCCTTTTGGATCAACTCCAAATTCTGCAATAGTTAACAATACCAACAACAATCCAGTGCAGCAGTTTGCCGTTCATGGCCGAGAGAACCAGCTTGCTCAAAGACAGTCGATTGTGATTGGAAACGGGATGCCTCCTATGCATCCTCCACAGCCATCTGTGAGTGCTAGCCAGGGTGTGGATCAATCTTTGCTTGTGAAAAATACCTTAACTGGTGCAGAAGCTGTCCAAATGCAACACCTCAGGCAGTTGAATCGATCATCTCCTCAATCTGCAGTTCAGTCAAATGATGGGAGCTCGGGGAGCCAGTTATCATCTCAGAGTGGACCAGCAAACCAGATGCCACAACAGCGTTTTGGTTTCACTAAACAGCAGCTCCATGTTCTTAAAGCACAAATTTTAGCATTTAGGCGTCTAAAG AAAGGGGATGGTACTCTCCCACAAGAACTTCTTCAAGCAATTGCACCACCGCCCCTTGAATCGCAGCTACAACAGGTTTGTCTTCCTGCAGGCTCAATTAATCAGGATAGATCTGCTGGGAAAAATGTGGATGACCATGCAAGGCAAGTGGATACCATTGAGAAAGATCCACAGGCTGTGCCCTCAAGTAATGGGCAGAATCTTTCAAAAGAGGATGCTTTTGTTGGAGATGAGAAAGCAACTGCATCAACAAGTCATATGCAGGGTAAAACTGCTGCACTGAAGGAGCCTGTATCAGTGGTATCTGCTGGAAAGGAGGAGCAACAGGGTACAACAGTTGTTAAGTCAGAGCAAGAAATTGAACGTGGCATTCAGAAAACTCCTGTTAGAAGTGATACAACCATTGACAGGGGCAAGGCAGTTGCACCACAGGTTTCAGTATCTGAGGTGGTGCAAGCCAAAAAACCTGTACAGGCAAGTAATGCATCCCAGCCAAAAGATGCTGTCTCAACTAGAAAGTATCATGGACCGCTATTTGATTTCCCATTTTTCACTAGGAAACAGGACTCCTTTGGGTCAGCAATACCTgttaacaacaataataatttgACATTGGCATATGACCTCAAAGATCTTCTCTTTGAGGAAGGCATGGAAGTGCTACACAAGAAAAGGACAGAAAATATAAATAAGATTGGTGGCTTATTAACTGTAAATTTAGAGAGGAAAAGGATTAGGCCAGATCTCGTTTTACGGCTGCAAATTGAAGAAAAGAAGCTTCGACTCTTAGATCTTCAGGCACGTTTAAGGGATGAAGTTGATCAACAACAACAGGAGATAATGGCAATGCCGGACAGGCCATATCGGAAGTTTGTTCGGCTTTGTGAACGTCAACGCATGGATCTCTCAAGGCAAGTACAGGCCACTCAGAAAGCCATGAGAGAGAAGCAACTGAAATCGATTTTTCAGTGGCGTAAGAAGCTTCTTGAGGCTCATTGGGCCATCCGTGATGCACGGACTGCCCGCAACAGGGGAGTTGCCAAATATCACGAGAGAATGTTGAGGGAGTTTTCAAAACGAAAAGATGATGATCGCAATAAACGGATGGAGGCACTGAAGAATAATGATGTAGAGAGGTATAGGGAAATGTTGATGGAGCAGCAGACTAGCATCCCAGGTGATGCTGCTGAGAGATATGCTGTTCTCTCATCATTTTTGACTCAGACAGAAGAGTATCTCCACAAATTGGGGAGTAAAATAACAGCTGCAAAGAATCAGCAGGAAGTGGAGGAGGCTGCAAATACTGCCGCAGCTGCTGCAAGAGCACAG GGTCTGTCAGAAGAAGAAGTGAGGACAGCAGCAACTTGTGCTGGAGAGGAAGTTATGATAAGAAATCGGTTCTCTGAAATGAATGCACCCAAAGATAATTCATCTGTTAACAA GTATTATACACTTGCGCATGCTGTGAATGAAAGGGTCATGAGGCAGCCCTCAATGTTGCGGGCTGGAATGTTGCGAGACTATCAACTT GTTGGGTTGCAGTGGATGCTTTCTTTATATAACAACAAACTGAATGGGATTTTGGCAGATGAGATGGGTCTAGGAAAGACTGTACAG GTAATGGCATTGATTGCTTATTTGATGGAGTTCAAGGGGAACTATGGCCCACATCTTATTATTGTTCCAAATGCTGTTTTAGTAAACTGGAAG AGTGAGTTGCATAATTGGCTACCATCTGTGTCCTGCATTTTTTATGTTGGTGGAAAGGATCAGAGGTCGAAATTATTTTCTCAA GAAGTTTGTGCAATGAAGTTTAATGTCCTTGTGACAACTTATGAGTTCATCATGTATGATCGTTCAAAACTTTCAAAAGTTGATTGGAAGTATATTATAATCGATGAAGCACAACGAATGAAAGACAGGGACTCAGTTCTAGCACGTGATCTCGACAGATATCGCTGCCTGAGGCGCCTTCTTCTCACAGGGACTCCATTACAG AATGATTTGAAAGAACTCTGGTCCCTTCTAAATCTGCTGCTTCCAGAAGTTTTTGATAATCGAAAAGCATTTCATGATTGGTTCTCGCAACCCTTTCAAAAAGAGCCTACTCATAATGCGGAGGATGATTGGCTTGAAACTGAAAAGAAGGTGATCATTATCCACCGATTACATCAAATTCTGGAGCCTTTTATGCTTAGACGTCGTGTTGAGGATGTGGAAGGCTCGCTTCCACCCAAG GTCTCTATTGTTTTGAAATGTAGAATGTCAGCCATTCAGGGTGCAATTTATGATTGGATTAAATCGACAGGGACACTGCGAGTTGATCCTGAAGATGAGAAGCGTAGGGTTCAAAAGAATCCAATTTACCAGGCTAAAATATATAGAACTTTAAACAACAGATGTATGGAGCTCCGGAAAACCTGCAATCATCCTTTGCTTAATTACCCATATTTTAATGATTTCTCAAAGGATTTCCTTGTTAGATCATGTGGGAAATTGTGGATCCTGGATAGAGTTCTTATAAAACTCCAGAGAACAGGCCATAGGGTTCTGCTCTTCAGTACCATGACAAAACTCCTTGATATATTGGAGGAATATTTACAGTGGCGGAGACTTATCTATAGACGGATTGATGGAACAACAAGTTTAGAAGATCGTGAAACTGCTATAGTGGACTTCAACAGTCCTGATTCTGATTGCTTTATATTCCTTCTTAGTATTCGTGCTGCTGGAAGGGGCCTTAATCTGCAGTCTGCTGACACAGTGGTCATTTATGATCCTGATCCAAATCCTAAAAATGAGGAGCAGGCAGTTGCTAGAGCCCATCGCATTGGACAGACGAGGGAGGTTAAGGTCATTTACATGGAAGCAGTTGTTGACAAAATCTCAAGCCATCAGAAGGAGGATGAATTCAGGAGTGGAGGTACAGTTGATATGGAGGATGACCTTGCAGGTAAGGATAGGTATATGGGGTCTATTGAGAGCCTAATAAGGAATAATATTCAGCAGTATAAGATTGACATGGCAGATGAGGTTATCAATGCTGGACGTTTTGACCAGCGGACAACCCATGAAGAGAGGCGTTTAACTTTGGAGACATTACTGCATGATGAGGAGAGGTATCAAGAAACTGTCCATGATGTTCCCTCACTGCAGCAGGTAAATCGTATGATTGCTAGGAGTGAAGAAGAAGTTGAGCTTTTTGACCAAATGGATGAAGAACTGGATTGGGCTGAAGAGATGACGAGGTATGACCAGGTCCCTAAGTGGCTTCGAGCCAGTTCTAGAGAAGTGAATGCTACCATTGCTAATTTGTCAAAAAAACCATCAAAGAACAGTTTATTTGGTGGTAATATTGGCGTTGATAGTGGTGAAATTCATTGTGATTTATCTTCAAAGACAGAGAGGAAAAGGGGTCGGCCCAAGGGAAAAAAGTTTCCTAATTATGCAGAGTTGGATGATGAAAATGGAGAATTCTCTGAAGCAAGTTCAGAAGAGAGGAATGCTTATTCTGTTCGTGAAGAAGATGGAGAAATTGGAGAGTTTGAAGATGAAGAAATTAGTGGTGCTGTTGGGGCAGCACCAATGAATAAGGATCAATCAGAAGATGATGGTCCAGTTTGTGATGGTGGGTATAACTATCCTCGAGCTTCAGAAAGCACTCGAAACAATCATATACTTGAAGAGGCTGGCTCCTCGGGATCATCCTCTGACAGTCGAAGATTGACACAGATAGTGTCTCCTATTTCTTCTCAAAAATTTGGGTCTCTGTCTGCATTAGATGCTAGGCCAGGTTCTCTATCAAAAAAACTG CCAGATGAACTAGAGGAGGGGGAAATTGCTGTATCAGGAGATTCTCACATGGATCATCAGCAGTCTGGAAGCTGGGTTCATGATCGCGATGAAGGTGAAGATGAACAGGTTTTACAACCCAAAATAAAACGGAAGCGTAGCATTCGGCTTCGGCCTCGCCATACTGTAGAAAGGACAGAAGACAAGTCTAGCAATGAGAAGGCACCTCTCCAGCGAGGAGACTCATCTCACTTGCCTTTCCAAGTGGACCGTAAATATGAAGCGCAGTTGAGGGCTGATTTGGAGTCCAAAACATCTGTAGAGTTTCATGCTTTCAAGCACGATCAAAGTGAGTCATCTGTGAAGAGTAGGCGTATTTTACCTCCAAGGAGAAATGTCAATGCCTCAAAGTTACATGCTTCGCCAAAATCCAGCAGGTTGAATTCTGTCCCTGCAGAAGATGCTGCTGAACACTCCAGAGAAAGTTGGGAAGGCAAAGTTACCACTGCAAGTGGAACTTCTAATTTTGGCATAAAGATGTCTGAGATCATTCAGAGAAAA TGCAAGAATGTAATAAGCAAGCTTCAAAGGAGAATTGATAAAGAAGGTCATCAAATTGTACCTTTATTAACCGATTTGTGGAAGAGGAGTGAAAATCCTGGTTACTTGGGTGGGGCTGGGAATTATCTCTTGGACATCCGAAAGATTGATCAGCGGGTAGACAGATTAGAGTACCATGGAGTGATGGATTTTGTGTTAGATGTGCAGTTCATGCTGAAAAGTGCGCTACAGTTTTTTGGCTTCTCACATGAG GTGAGAACTGAGGCAAGGAAGGTTCATGATCTCTTTTTTGATATCATGAAGATTGCATTTCCAGATTCAGATTTTCGAGAGGCTAGAAATGCGCTCTCTTTTTCTGGGCCATTAAATACAACTGCCTCTGCTCCGTCTCCAAGACAGGCAACTACTGGCCAAAGCAAGCGACACAGGCTAATAAATGAGGTGGAACATGACCCAAGCCCTCCCACAAAGCCACTGTCACGTGGGTCGAATTGCACTGGTGAAGACATGAGGCCTAGAAGCCATGTGCCCCAGAAAGAGTCGAGGCTtggaagcagcagcagcagtcgGGAGCAAGTTCATCAAGACGATTCTCCACTTCTCACTCATCCAGGGGAGCTGGTTATCTGCAAGAAGAGGAGGAAAGACAGAGAAAAGTCAGCAGCAAAGTCTAGGACTGGGTCTGTTGGGCCTGTATCGCCCCCCAGCATGAGTCGTAGTATTAGAAGTCCAGGTCCCAGTTCAATCCAAAAGGATATGAGATCGAGTCAGCAAACAGTGCCTCAGCAAGGGTGGGCCAACCAACCAGCTCAGCAGCTGAATGGTGGTGGGAATGTGAGCTGGGCAAATCCCGTTAAGAGGATGAGAACGGATGCTGGGAAGAGGCGGCCAAGCCATTTATGA